atgactagactcgacttcggccaaggagttggaaagggggattcctacaggcagtcggctctgataccaacttgtgacgcccccgattggaccgtacactaatcatgcacacaaatgtgtacgatcaagatcagggactcacgggaagatatcacaacacaactctaaaacataaataagtcatacaagcatcataatacaagccaggggcctcgagggctcgaatacaagtgctcgatcatagacgagtcagcagaagcaacaatatctgagtacagacataagttaaacaagtttgccttaagaaggctagcacaaactgggatacagatcgaacgaggcgcaggcctcctgcctgggatcctcctaactactcctggtcatcgtcagcgggctgcacgtagtagtaggcacctccagtgtagtaggagtcgtcgtcgacggtggcgtctggctcctgggctccagcatctggttgcgacaaccaggtagaaaggaaagggggaaaagaggaaggaaagcaaccgtgagtactcatccaaagtactcgcaagcaaggagctacactacatatgcatgggtatatgtgtaaagggccatatcagtggactaaactgcagaatgccagaataagagggggatagctaatcctatcgaagactacgcttctggcagcctccatcttgcagcatgtagaagagagtagattgaagtcctccaagtagcatcgtataacataatcctacccagcgatcccctcctcgtcgccctgttagagagcgatcactgggttatatctggcacttggaagggtgtgttttattaagtatccagttctagttgtcataaggtcaaggtacaactccgggtcgtccttttaccgagggacacggctattcgaatagataaacttccctgcaggggtgcaccacataacccaacacgctcgatcccatttggccggacacacttttctgggtcatgcccggcctcgggagatcaacacgtcgcagccccacctaggctcaacagagaggtcagcacgccggtctaaatcctatgcgcgcaggggtctgggcccatcgcccattgcacacctgcacgttgcgagggcggccggaagcagacctagcctagcaggcgttccagtccaatccggcgcgcgccgctccgtcgctgacatcaaaaagagcttcggctgataccacgacgtcgagtgcccataactgttcccgcgtagttggttagtgcgtatagaccaaatggccagactcaaatcaaataccaagatctcgttaagcgtgttaagtatccgcgaacgccgaccagggccaggcccacctctctcctaggtggtctcaacctgccctgtcgctccgccacaaagtaacagtcgagggccgtcaggaacccaggcccacctctaccgggatggagccacctgtcctttcagccccctcatcaggatcacttgcgggtactcaacgagccgacccgactttagtcaccacatgtgtcatgtatataaagtatatgcatatacccgtgatcacctcccgaagtgatcacggcccagtagtatagcatggcagacggacaagaatgtagggccactgatggaacactagcatctatactaagcagtaggatagcaggtaagggtaacaactgtagcaacaatgacaggctatgcatcaggataggattaacggaaagcagtaacatgctacactactctaatgcaagcagtatagagaaaaataggcgatatctggtgatcaagggggggcttgcctggttgctttggcaagaaggaggggtcgtcaacaccgtagtcgtactgggtagcagcggcgtcggtctcggtgtctaacgagagaagagggggaagaaacaataaatataatgcaaacataagcatgacgatggaagacatgtcaatgcgcggggctaggtgtgccctaacgtggtaggaggtggtaccggcgaaggggggaaacatccgggaaagtattcccggtgtttcgcgttttcggacagatgaaccggagtgggaaagttgtgtgtgtgctatgctagggatgtgtggcggacgaacgggctgcgtttccggattcgtctcgtcgttctgagcaactttcatgtacaaagtttttccatctgagctacggttcattttatattaatttaaaaaggattttatctttttctagaattaacagaattaatttaattagaaaaaggtaattatgatgtcagcatgatgtcagcagtcaacgttgaccgttgacccggtcaacctgacaggtgggtcccacctgttagggactgcttagctaattaacagtagttaattaggttaactagttattacgttaattaatcttaattagttaatttaaacaaaattaattaagttaattaattaattaattgatattttatttatttattattatttttaattttttaattattattttatttaactatttTATATAAAAACGTTCTAGGCGTGGGGCCCATCTGTCATAGGCCCTAGGGGCCATAGCGGGTCGGCCAACGGGCGCCGCCTGAACGGACGAGGGGAAAGCGGGCGACGGGCGAACTGGTGCGGGTGCTCGCTCCCGACGCCAGGAGAGGCGAGGGCGAGCGCGCCTGGGGGCCTCGGTGGCCGGCGACGACAGGAGCAGCGCCGGGTGCGGGGAGCTGCGGGGCACACATGCCGGCGAGACGAGCAGTGGCGGCCTTCGGCAGGTGCAGGGGAGCGCGGTAGGCGCCGGCGGCCACCGCACAAGCGGCAACAAGGCGCAAGGCCGTGCGGGCGGGGCGCCGGACGCGCACGCGCGTAGATGGCCGCGGTGGTGGTGCGAGAAGGCGAGGATGGCCGGAGCGACGGAGTGGGGAGGCGACATCAACGCGCCCCAAGGGCGCGATGGGGGTCGCCACGGGCGCGGTTCGCGCGCGCGCTTCGGCACGACCAGGAGCAGGGGCGCGACGACGTGGTCGCACGGGCGGGTGCGAGAGAGAtagcggaggaggagaggggggagCTCACGGGAGGAGTTGTAGGGGTACGGGGCAGGGGGGCGAGGAGGTCGTCGGGGACGACGCGGATGGAGtggaggcaggccggcggggaggaggaagcaggccggcgaggtGGTCCTCCAGGCGATGGTGACGTCAAGGGGGCGACGGGGTGGCTCCGGTGGGGCTCGCGGAGCTCCAGGCGGCGGTGGACGTCGACGGGCGGGCGCAGGGCGTCGGGGGCAACGGGATCGGGCCGATTCCGATCCAGATCGATGGGGAAGGAGAAGGGGATCGTGGGGGAAGTGGGGGCGAGTGGGGCGTCGGTGGGGGGTTAGGGTTACACCGGGTGGGTGGATAAGGGAAGAGGGGGTGGCCGGTTGGGCCAGTTGGGCCGGCCATTGTGGCCTGCTGGGTCAGCTGGTCCAGTTGGGCCAGGGGGTGGGGGTTTATCCTTttgatttttttgttttgttttcttctttttatttttatttttctgttctgttttattttagaTACACATTGTTTTTAGCTTAGAAAAAAATGATAACAACTCCTAAATTGATGTTTGAGAACCTCCCACTGCCATAAATGTTTTACCCCGAAATAAATTAGTTTAGAATTTTATTAATCGAAAAAGGTATTTACTTAATTGTTTTGCTGCAGTTCTATTCACTTTAGAGtaattaattattttataaaaatgttgtttctccaccaatactatcgatgatttaattgtcacaataagaacattttagttttgagaattgaaaacttttattatttgacttaaattcaaatttgaatttgaatcggttttaaactaacgcgagattaactacagtgacagaggtgacgtggcatcattaacgggGGATTACTATAGCCTAAGTATCCAGGCGTCACAGTATTGGTGCAGTTGATGAAGCCGGGGACGGTGGTGGTGCAGTTGGTGGAGCCGGGGGCGGAGCAGGAGTGGGCGCCGTGCGGAACTGCGGCGGCCTAGGGTTTTTTCCCCTGTAGTTGGGACTTGGACGCCAGCCGGATGGTTGAGAAGGTGCTGTTGGTGGAGGTGGCGGTGTCGACGCAGGCGGGCGAGGAGAAGCAGTGAAGACCTGAGGACGGGAGTCCTTCGTAGTTAGGGCACGATCGGCCCATTGGAGCATCGAGCGAACCTTGGCGAAGGAGGGACGCGGACGCATCATAGGGATGAAGGAGGCCTGCTTCTCGAACCGCTCGCTGAGGCCGACGAGGAGGACGTTGATGAGCTGGCGATCGTCGATCAGATCACCAAGTTCGCGGAGTTCATCCGCGATCGCCTTGAGGCGTTGGCAGTAGACGCCGACTGGTGAATCACCTTGCACCATATTccgaagctcggtgtggagatTGTTGGCGCGAGCGTCGACGTTGTCCTGGAAGAGCTGACGAAGGGCCGCCCATAGATCGGCGGCGGAGGCACCGTCACAGTTGACGAGATTGAAGATCTCTGTGGAGCCTCGCATGTAGATCCATTGAATAATGGCGAGATCATCCTTGACCCATTGCGGATCATGAAGTTGAGGAAGATAGTCGTCGGCAATATGAGAGCGGAGATTGCATCGCCCAAGGTGGACGTCGAAGAGGTGACACTAGTGGTAGTTGTTGTGAGCAGCGAGGTCTAGGGTTACGGGGATGCAGGGGCTAATATCGGAGATAGTGTCGGTGAAGGAGATGGAAGGGGGTATTGGTGGGGGTAGAGCTAGAGTAGAGGTAGAGGAGGTCGTGGCCTCGGCGACGATGGCGGCGCGccgctcgaagtagccgggcggcggcaGCGGTGGCGGGGCTGGCGGGTTAGCCATACCCTAGGATCGAAAGTCTGATACCATGTAGAATTGTATTGAATAATTATTGATGCAATATTGTGCCGGTACAAGAAGTATATATAAGAGCCAAGTCACACCTGACCTAGCCTTATTACAAACCGAGTAGGAGTCTAAATCCTAATACAAGTTGTATTCTAACATGTGGAACGGAAGGAGTAGTTTTTTTTTACAAAAGTGATGGTTCACTTTAATTTACTTGCTCAAACGGTAACTCTTCGAAGATGTTAAGACATAGATGAACACTAGAATGATTGGACACACTTTGCCGCCGCGTGGTTGGTGTTGTTGGGGTTTCATTAAAAAAAATTGGTTTGACGTGTGTGAGAGATGATGAGGTGTTTTTTTTGTAATGTGGTATTTTGATGGTCTTTTTTTGGATGCTAATTTTTTTGTCAGAGAACTTTTTGATCTATTCATAATCAATCATGACAGTACAAAGAAGACTGAAAGTGATAAAAATTACAACTAGATCCATGGATCAATCATGAACGTATAATTATGTGTTATCTGCAAATAAACCCACACGTATGCATGCCAATTTCTTGCAGTGGTGACATATGTGTTATATTGGTACTACAGTGTCACATGTTGACATTTTTTTGTTAGGTGATGAGAGGGTGCGAGACTGGTGTATTTTTATAAGCTGGTTGTTGCGAATTGATTTGAGAAAACATTGACCAGTCAAAATCGTGAACTAAAttcaaaattgaacacctcactAGAATGATAGAGCTCCTTGAGAAATTGTTGACGCGTCCAAAATTAGGAACTCAATCCAAAATTATATTGGTCCTACAatattgcatgttcatattttatGTTTGACAGATGACGAGAGCGTGGGCGAGATTGATATATTTTTATAAGCTGATTGTTGCCGATTAATTTGAGAAATCATTGACTAGTAAAAGTCGTGAAATCAAATTTAGAATTGAACATCTCACTTGAATGAGAGAGCTCCTTAAAAATTGTTGATCAAGACAAAATTGGAAACCAATCCAACATCATTGTCCTCAATTGAATGAGAGGCCTTCActccctcaaaaaaaaagaagGAATGAGAGGCCTTCACCCTCGAGGGTGAAAAAAGGTTGACCAAGTTACCAATCCAAAACCAGTGTCATCAGTTAAAGGCCTTCACCCCCTAGTAGATTAACGACAAAATCTCTTGTTTTAACTTAATCAAACGACAACTCTACGAAGAGCTAAAGACGTAGATGCAAAATGTAGCGGTAAAGACCATGACTTCGAAGAACCTTCATGTAGCTTTCTAATTTAtcattttttttgttattcatGTTTCTCACAAGCAATTTGTTACGATGTACTTTTTTAGTTACCAATAAATAAAGTGTTACAAGCACTTCTGTGAAAACCCAATTACCGATCtgccatgttttttacatcattGTTCTTGCCGCTTCTCCTCGCCTCAAGCGGTCATTCTAGTGCTATGTGGTGGATGAATTTGGTGTGGTTTACGTATATATATTCAGTGTTAGGTTGATGGTGGCCCTATGACAATGGATACAACGCTACACGAAACTAAAATAGAAGTCCTTTGGTTCCATGTATGTAACGAAATGGTTGTCACAGTTGACATTTGGGAGGCGGTGGTGTTTTGATCTCCATGGAAGCATTTCTTCGACAACCTGCCATGAACTTGAGATATTCCAACTTGTAAATGCTTTGTCTAAAATCATCTCCAGCTTGAGAGAACGTTGACATTGAAAGGGAAGACAATGGTGCCGAACAACCTTGATGTAACATTTTTTATTGAGGGTCCATGTTGCTCGTGCTTACTaaaaattatttgatctattgTGCTGATTTTAATTTACAAAAAGTAGATTTTTTATTTATAAACAATAAATAATGTCAAATTGCTGAAAAATATTGCCTTATTTCGCTCTGGCCCTTCTTTTTGTTATTAATCGACGCAAGGCCTTTTGAAGTAAAAAAATAAAAGCAAGGCATTAAAATGCAACTGGGCTTATTTGGGCTTCAGTCGATTGAAATTTGCATTTGCCCAATTGCCCGTGTGACTGTGACTTCTGAGAGTCGGGAGAGCCAACAACCAAAAGAGACCAAAAGAGACcaatgccgccgccgccgccgccgtcgcaggGAGCAATGGCCACCGGCGCCGCCAACCACCCCCTCCCCTGCTCCGTCGGCCGTCCGAAGGGGACGAACCAGCGGCGCAGACCCGCCTCCCTCTCCGTGCGCGCGTCCAGCGACGCCAACAGTAAGCCCCACTCTACCCATCCCCACCCCCTTTCCCTTCCAGAACTCGTCCCATCCTATCCATGGCTTGACGGCTGCGTTTGCTTTGTTTCGCCGGTCGGTCGGTGGCCGCAGCCGTGACGCTGCTGGACTACGGCGCGGGCAACGTCCGCAGCGTGCGCAACGCAATCCGCCACCTCGGCTTCAACATCCGCGACGTGCGGAGCCCCGAGGACATCCTTGCCGCCGACCGCCTCGTATTCCCCGGAGTCGGAGCTTTCGGTTCCGCCATGGACGTCCTCAACCGTACAGGCATGGCCGACGCGCTTCGCGAGTACATCCGCAGGGACCGCCCCTTCCTGGGTATCTGCCTCGGCCTTCAGCTGCTATTCGATTCCAGCGAGGAGAATGGCCCGGGTAAGGCTTTGTAATAGCACTCTGGTTTCTTGAGAAAATGTTGTTGAGCAGGAGCTGATAGTGCATCCACTACTGTAGTAAGCGGCCTTGGTGTGATACCTGGAGTTGTCAGGCGATTCGACTCTTCAGAGGGTCTCATAGTACCTCACATTGGATGGAACGCCCTCCAGATCACCAAGGACACGCAGCTTCTGCAAGGAGCTGATGGCCACCATGTGTACTTCGTTCACTCCTATCACGCTCTACCCGTAAGGAGCAACTCCATTTATAGATGCTTCCTCTTATTGTGGACTCAACTTTGAGTTGTTCTTCCTTTCTGCATGACTAGTCAGATGCTAACAGAGACTGGATTTCATCGACATGTAACTACGGTGAGAGTTTCATATCATCTATCTCGATGGGCAACATTGAGGCAGTTCAGTTTCACCCAGAGAAGAGTGGAGGTAAAATATGTAGTTTATTAGTGAATATACATGACATTTCACAGATAAATATTCATAATGTATGTTATAATGTGGATATAATATTGTAAGTTATTGAGTTCTGGTAGCTTGCCTTGTAAAGTGTACAGGGTACTGTGCATATTTAGGATTTTTAAGCATATATTTACTATGTTATTTTGTTTCGTGCAGCTACTGGACTTTCCATTTTTGAAAAATTTCTCAGTCCTAACTCTTCAGGGGCAAAGGTAGTCATCAAGTCTGACTTTATTGTTTGCACTTCCTTTTATCTTTTTTTATTCAACATAAAATTCACACTTATGTTTGCAATGCAGGCCCCAGCTCATAGAAAAGCATCAAAACTTGCAAAGAGAGTAAGCTTTTTATTGCCAAATGTTCCAGCGTCCATCACATTTTCCATTGCCATCTCGAACACCAGTTTCCATTGCCATCATACTTATTATCTCCTATTTCGCAGGTGATAGCATGCCTTGATGTTCGGTCAAATGATAATGGGGATCTTGTGGTAACAAAAGGTGACCAGTATGATGTAAGAGATCATAGTAGCAGCAAAGAGGTACCAAACTTTATTCATTGACCTTGGAATATCAATTTTCTACACATTAGAGCTAGTTCTTAGTTGGCCATTTAGGGATAGTTAGTTTCTGATGTATCTGTACAATAAAAAAATAGTTTAAAACATCATTATAGTTCTACCTAGACATAATCATTGTATACTGGAATATCTTTTTATTCCATGCTTATAGGTAAGAAACCTTGGCAAGCCAGTGGAATTAGCAAGTCAATACTACATAGATGGAGCTGATGAGGTATTTGTCTACATAATGTTTACATATATGTATATATTTGCAATGCACATATGCTCTGATACCATGATACAAATCCCCCTTCAGGTCAGCTTCTTGAATATAACTGGTTTCCGTGCCTTTCCATTGGGTGATTTGCCAATGCTAGAGGTTTGTTTGAGTTTTATAACTATCAAGTATTTCCATTACTTGCCTTTATCTGGTGAAGTGACAGGTTTGTACAATTGGTAGGTACTACGTTGCGCATCTGAAAAAGTTTTTGTGCCACTTACAGTTGGTGGTGGTATAAGAGACTTCACGGATGGAAGTGGAAGGTTAGTTCGTCCCCAGTTTTGAGCCAATGCTGCTACTGCTATACATATGTTTTCTTTCTTGTACGATTCAATTAGAATGGAGGTCATCATGTGAAGGTCAGCATAGTATGCTCAACATGGTAGAGACCATCGTGTGCCGAGTCATTATCTTTGTGAGCAAATGTTGATCCCAGCATGGATGAACAATACTCCccccgtcccaaaataagtgactcaactttgtactaactttagtacaaagttagtacaaagttgagtcacttattttgggacggagggagtatattattTCCGTTGACTTGATGAGATAATCTGTACTGAAAATGTACACAAATTCCCTGATTTTATTCTGATTAGGCCTGATTTTTAGTATATATTTCCTTGTGTTCCAATCTCTGAGGGGTGTCAGACAGTCTACTATCTTATTCCTTTTTACTAGGGGCCTACTTGCTACTCTCCATGTTTAAtattttattatttttatgttGTCCCTTCCCAACCACAATATCCCTCCCACACTTTTTCTCAGGTGATATTTGGTACTAGTCAATACCAAGAAAAAGGTTATAGCAGAATAATGATGTCAATTTATCTCTTTTCAGATACTATTCAAGCTTGGAAGTAGCATCAGAATATTTCAGGTCTGGCGCTGACAAGATTTCAATTGGAAGTGATGCTGTTTTTGCTGCTGAAGCCTATTTACAGACTGGTGTATGTATCTTATTTTCCCTGTGATGTTCAGCTAATTTCCCATGGCATAATTTTTCCTGTGTATCAGGTAAAGACGGGGAAAAGCAGCTTGGAGCAAATTTCTAGAGTATATGGAAACCAGGTTTATTTTTTATTTATCTTCACAACTCGCTTTTGTGTTTCTAGTAGTTTGTTACCAACTATAATCTAAAATCACATCTGGTATTCATATTAGCATGCCATTTTATTCAAAAAATAACATTGCAAAAACTGAATAAATCACAATTAAGTCTTGTGTGGGGTTTGATCAGGTCCAACGTATCGAAACGTTGTAAGGAACTATTCCAACAAATCTGAATCATACTCCAGCTATCTTTCCTGATCCTACTTAAAAATGATGCATGCAATACTCCACATTTTCGTTAGTGCAATACCCCAGATTACTACTCTACGTCGTGGTTGCTACCACACTACTCTAAAAATATCACAAAGTAGAGGAAATACTCTAAATTATGGGTATTTCCTGTTGAGATATTTAGAGTAGTGTGGTAGCACCGCAAGGCATAGTAGAAATCTGGGGTGTTACAATTACATTGAAAAGTACCGTGAAATTCTTTTTTAATCAATATTCCTCTATTATTAGTTTTCCAAGTAACAACACAAAAGAATTATGTGCCTGAGCATGATTGTTTTTCCTTATCCATTTAAATATTGAGGAGGTTTCGTAACATTCAGGTCTTCTCTGTGGTCAACAACTTGGATCCTCGAACTTGGCTCCAGTAATAATTATTTCCATGTTTTCAATTAACGAATTCTGATTTGCAACTGATGCAGTTTGTTTATCGCCATTTCAGATGAAAGGGCCTGTTTTTTCAGTTGTTCTGTAGAATAGTTAGATAACCTGTAAATCACTCATTGTAACAAAGCTTTTTCTATCTCAGGCTGTAGTTGTAAGTATTGATCCTCGAAGAGTATATGTCAAAAGTCCAGATGAGGTGCAATTTAGAACTGTAAAAGTGTCCAGTAAAGGTATGCTTGCATATATTCCTTGTACAAATTTGCGTTTCAAATGTTCTCACATTTCCTGTACTTTCTTCAGGTCCATTAGGAGAAGAATATGCATGGTACCAGTGCACAGTAAGTCCGTTGTTCTGCTTTTACTGTTTTGATTTATCATTCCCGTCATATGCCATTCATGCATGTGTGGTGTCATTATACAAAGATTTAGTTTACTACTCATGTGAGTGCTTATTATACAAATGGTTTACTCCAGATTGTTGAAAAAAGGGGGCTCCCTTCAGATATTTCGTAGTCAATCATTTTAGGTACAACCGTACAAGCATATGTTTGCGATGTGTTCATATCTTACATTAGTGCACACAGGGAGCATTAATTAAGATACTGGGTCTTTTCCAGTAGAGCTTTTGTGTGTCTATTTTTGCATGTATAATGTGGCGTCTTGTTTCTTCTTTGTACCTGTTGAAGTGTTGATTTATTTCTGTTCCAGGTAAGTGGTGGGCGTGATAGCCGGCCTATAGGAGCATATGAACTAGCAAAAGCTGTGGAAGAATTGGGCGCAGGAGAAATACTACTCAACTGCATTGATTGTGATGGTATGCTAAATATTTTAATTTGCCAGTACACAGCTTAGGTACGATAAACTGGGTGGAACTTCTTAATGTCTTGTTCAAGCCTCTGAAGCAATATCCACAGTCTTCTAGTTATGTTTCGAGTACTTTTGATGAAGCTGCTTATTCTTTGAAGGCTCGTAATCAACTGGGTGCACCAGTCACAAGATTCTTTTCCTTTTCTGACATACCCCTGTTCTAGTCAATTGGAATGCTCTTAAACAACTGGGTGCACCTCTAAGACACACATAGTAATTTCTATCTGTCGCGAAGCTGTGACGTGGGCCAAATAAAATGGTGGAGTGTTGTCCTCCTGATATGCAGCACCGAGGGGGGCTAAAGGCCTTGGGATCCTCCACCCCACCTTCTTCATGCAAAGCATCAGGCCATATGCTGATGCGTCTGGTCCATGCTTTGTTTATAGGTCGATCCGGTTTGTCAGACTCCGTCGATTGGAACGGGTATTCATTAAAGTGTAGTTTCTGTGGTAGGATCAGAGAAGTGAAGGGCATGCCGTTTCGCAAAAAAACATTTCAAAGAGTAGTTTTATGGTAGTTTAATTAAAGTACGCATAGTTGCATGAAATTTGCTATATGTTTCTTCTTTTGGTAATCCTGattttctgttttggatgtttgcTTTGTGGTTTCATTCGTGATTGGGCACTTTAGGTACTTAATGGAGCCGGTTCAAACAAATGACACATGATTGTAGGAAACTTTGTGCTTTGCCAATCTGGAATGATGATTTCACTGTATTATTCCTTATAAAATCTGAACTATACAAGTCAACTTATCTTCATCAATATGTCAACATTGTTTAACTGAGTTAAGCACAAGAAGATACTTGTTTTGGATTACAGTTTGTTATATCTAATTATGCTGTGAAACAAATAACTTGTAGCACGTAATTTTCTTTTATTGAATGTACCTTGTGAATTTGTTGCTTGTATTATAGTCTTCTATACAGCCACGCTGAATGCattatgtcattctatcttgCAGGTCAGGGCGGTGGGTTTGATATAGATTTGATCAAAATGGTGTCGGATGCTGTGACAATTCCTGTCATTGCAAGCAGTGGTGCTGGTTCGGTGGAACATTTTTCTGAAGTCTTTGAGAAAACAAACGCTTCTGCTGCCCTTGCTGCTGGCATTTTCCATCGGAAAGAGGTATTATGACTATCCCACCATTAGATTTCATCGAAATGCTGTCATAATGCTCAGCAATTACCATTTCTTTTACACCATTCTTGCCATCTTTTCCTAGTAAAGTGCATGATTATCCATTAGTTAAGTGGCGTTAATACGTTGTATATTCCACAGAGGCCCTGAGGTCTTAGTAATTCTTATGCACAGTATCTTAAAATCCTTGCTCATCTTGAATCCTGCAATAGCCGATTTATTCCAACAGCTATACCTTTTCTTGTGGTTGTAATTGTTCTGTCTATCAGCGCAGTGTAGACTGTTAGGAGCTAGGGTTCTACCGGGTCTAGGCCGGAGGTTGTAGGGGAAAGAGGGAGCTGGTCGTGGACGAACTCGCGGCCGCCGGCGGCTGGGCGCCGTCGtgc
This genomic window from Aegilops tauschii subsp. strangulata cultivar AL8/78 chromosome 4, Aet v6.0, whole genome shotgun sequence contains:
- the LOC109780595 gene encoding imidazole glycerol phosphate synthase hisHF, chloroplastic, with amino-acid sequence MPPPPPPSQGAMATGAANHPLPCSVGRPKGTNQRRRPASLSVRASSDANTVTLLDYGAGNVRSVRNAIRHLGFNIRDVRSPEDILAADRLVFPGVGAFGSAMDVLNRTGMADALREYIRRDRPFLGICLGLQLLFDSSEENGPVSGLGVIPGVVRRFDSSEGLIVPHIGWNALQITKDTQLLQGADGHHVYFVHSYHALPSDANRDWISSTCNYGESFISSISMGNIEAVQFHPEKSGATGLSIFEKFLSPNSSGAKAPAHRKASKLAKRVIACLDVRSNDNGDLVVTKGDQYDVRDHSSSKEVRNLGKPVELASQYYIDGADEVSFLNITGFRAFPLGDLPMLEVLRCASEKVFVPLTVGGGIRDFTDGSGRYYSSLEVASEYFRSGADKISIGSDAVFAAEAYLQTGVKTGKSSLEQISRVYGNQAVVVSIDPRRVYVKSPDEVQFRTVKVSSKGPLGEEYAWYQCTVSGGRDSRPIGAYELAKAVEELGAGEILLNCIDCDGQGGGFDIDLIKMVSDAVTIPVIASSGAGSVEHFSEVFEKTNASAALAAGIFHRKEVPILAVKEHLVDSGVEVRMQ